One Paenisporosarcina sp. FSL H8-0542 genomic region harbors:
- a CDS encoding prolyl oligopeptidase family serine peptidase — protein MKVDGTIVHRLPYPSPNPLVKLTEIVYWSCGFRVKGLLAEPRKEGKYEGILYLRGGIQNIGMVRSARIAQFATQGFVVFAPYYRGNRGGEGRDEFAGEDRFDATNGVEVLRQFISVNRIHLFAFSRGGIMALWTAVLRSDITSVVTWSGVSDMVLTYEEREDMRRMMKRVIGGNPTNVPEAYELRQPLKHVSAIDAKILIIHGRKDGNVGIEHALRLERALIDGNKNFETWYFKDYTHYFPSKTNRQTVRDLTDWMKRQGD, from the coding sequence ATGAAAGTAGACGGAACAATTGTACACAGACTTCCGTATCCAAGTCCAAATCCACTAGTTAAATTAACGGAAATTGTCTATTGGTCATGTGGATTCAGGGTAAAAGGGTTACTCGCGGAGCCACGCAAAGAAGGCAAGTATGAGGGAATCCTCTATTTACGTGGAGGTATTCAAAACATTGGTATGGTTCGATCTGCTCGAATTGCTCAGTTTGCCACACAAGGATTCGTGGTGTTTGCCCCTTATTATCGTGGGAACAGAGGCGGCGAAGGTAGAGATGAATTTGCTGGGGAAGATCGGTTTGACGCTACCAATGGAGTAGAAGTATTAAGACAGTTTATTTCAGTGAACCGTATTCATTTGTTTGCATTTTCTCGTGGAGGAATTATGGCTTTATGGACGGCTGTTCTGCGTTCAGATATTACATCGGTTGTCACCTGGTCAGGTGTGTCAGACATGGTTCTCACCTATGAGGAACGTGAAGACATGCGTAGAATGATGAAGCGGGTGATTGGTGGTAATCCTACGAATGTACCTGAGGCATATGAACTTCGTCAACCACTCAAACATGTCAGTGCTATTGATGCCAAAATTCTAATTATCCATGGACGAAAAGATGGGAATGTCGGAATTGAACATGCCTTACGTCTCGAAAGAGCACTCATTGATGGAAATAAAAATTTTGAGACTTGGTATTTTAAAGATTACACACATTATTTCCCTTCGAAAACCAATAGACAAACTGTCAGAGATTTAACGGACTGGATGAAACGACAAGGGGATTAA
- the pckA gene encoding phosphoenolpyruvate carboxykinase (ATP): MNSVNTMNELNDLLNGQNVHVQLSVPQLVEKATLRGEAVLTPTGAVKVVTGKYTGRSPKDKYVVVEDSSKDKIDWGSVNQPISSEIFNSLYKKVVNYLKTKEELFVFNGFAGADKESRLSLQVINEYAWHNLFAHQLFIRPSKDELASHEAQFTIVYAPTFKADPAIDGTGSETFIIVSMEKRIILIGGTEYAGEMKKSIFSIMNYLLPEQGILPMHCSANVGEKGDVALFFGLSGTGKTTLSADADRKLIGDDEHGWSDNGVFNIEGGCYAKAINLTRENEPQIFDAIRFGSVLENVVLDPETRIPDYENISLTENTRAAYPLQAIDNIVDPSVAGHPKTIIFLTADAFGVLPPISKLTKEQAMYHFLSGFTSKLAGTERGITSPQATFSTCFGSPFLPLPATVYAEMLGKKIDEHDAQVFLVNTGWTGGEYGVGSRMKLSYTRAMVRAALEGKLDNVEMDKGSAFGLAIPKEVPGVPSDVLNPRDAWADPAAYDKKAQELANRFRENFNKFGSVSEDIISKGGPII; this comes from the coding sequence ATGAATTCAGTGAACACGATGAACGAGCTGAACGACTTGTTAAATGGCCAAAACGTGCATGTGCAACTTTCAGTCCCACAACTTGTGGAGAAAGCAACATTACGTGGAGAAGCTGTCTTAACACCAACTGGAGCTGTAAAAGTAGTGACAGGAAAATATACAGGACGTTCTCCTAAAGACAAATATGTTGTTGTGGAAGATAGCTCTAAAGACAAGATTGATTGGGGCTCAGTAAACCAACCAATATCATCTGAAATTTTCAACTCTTTATATAAAAAAGTTGTGAACTATTTAAAAACAAAAGAAGAGTTATTTGTCTTTAATGGCTTTGCCGGTGCGGATAAAGAATCTCGCCTTTCATTGCAAGTAATTAATGAATATGCTTGGCATAACCTTTTTGCACACCAATTATTCATTCGTCCGTCTAAAGATGAGTTGGCATCGCATGAAGCACAATTCACAATCGTTTATGCTCCGACTTTCAAAGCAGATCCTGCAATCGATGGTACAGGTTCGGAAACGTTTATCATTGTGTCAATGGAAAAACGCATCATTTTAATCGGTGGTACTGAGTATGCCGGTGAAATGAAAAAATCAATTTTCTCCATTATGAACTACTTGCTTCCTGAGCAAGGCATCCTACCGATGCACTGTTCTGCAAACGTTGGTGAAAAAGGCGATGTTGCTTTGTTCTTCGGATTGTCCGGAACAGGAAAGACAACATTATCTGCTGATGCAGATCGTAAATTAATCGGTGATGATGAGCATGGCTGGTCAGATAACGGCGTATTCAATATTGAAGGCGGCTGTTATGCAAAAGCAATTAACTTAACACGTGAAAATGAACCACAAATTTTCGATGCAATCCGTTTTGGTTCTGTATTGGAAAACGTAGTATTGGATCCAGAAACGCGTATACCCGACTACGAAAATATTTCGTTAACTGAAAATACGCGTGCTGCTTACCCATTACAAGCAATCGACAATATTGTTGATCCTTCTGTAGCGGGTCATCCAAAAACCATCATTTTCTTAACTGCTGATGCGTTTGGGGTATTACCTCCAATCAGTAAGTTGACGAAAGAACAAGCGATGTATCACTTCTTAAGCGGATTTACATCGAAGCTTGCTGGTACAGAACGTGGAATTACATCTCCACAAGCAACATTCTCAACTTGTTTCGGTTCTCCATTCCTTCCCCTTCCTGCAACTGTATATGCAGAAATGTTAGGGAAGAAAATCGATGAGCATGATGCACAAGTCTTCCTTGTAAATACTGGCTGGACAGGCGGCGAATATGGCGTTGGTAGCCGTATGAAACTTTCTTATACACGTGCGATGGTTCGTGCTGCATTGGAAGGCAAATTAGATAATGTTGAAATGGATAAAGGTTCAGCATTCGGTTTAGCTATTCCTAAAGAAGTACCTGGCGTACCTTCTGACGTATTAAACCCACGCGATGCATGGGCGGATCCAGCAGCATACGATAAAAAAGCACAAGAATTGGCTAATCGATTCCGTGAGAACTTCAATAAATTTGGATCAGTGTCTGAAGACATTATTTCTAAAGGCGGTCCAATTATCTAG
- the metK gene encoding methionine adenosyltransferase has translation MTTRRLFTSESVTEGHPDKICDQISDAILDAILTEDPNARVACETTVTTGLVLVAGEITTSAYVDIQKVVRETVREIGYTRAKYGFDSETSAVLTAIDEQSADIAMGVDRALEAREGSMTDSDIEAIGAGDQGLMFGFACNETPELMPLPISMAHKLARRLALVRKEEILPYLRPDGKTQVTVEYDENNKPLRIDTIVISTQHHPEVTLEQIQRNLKEHVINPVVPAELIDENTKYFINPTGRFVIGGPQGDAGLTGRKIIVDTYGGYARHGGGAFSGKDATKVDRSAAYAARYVAKNIVAAGLADRCEVQLAYAIGVAQPVSIAIDTFGTGTVEESKLVEIVRDSFDLRPAGIIKMLDLRRPIYKQTAAYGHFGRTDLDVPWEKTDRAATLKEKAGV, from the coding sequence ATGACAACTCGTCGTCTATTTACATCAGAATCAGTAACAGAAGGGCATCCGGATAAGATTTGTGATCAAATCTCAGACGCAATTTTAGATGCTATATTAACAGAAGACCCGAACGCACGTGTCGCTTGTGAAACAACTGTAACAACAGGTTTAGTGCTTGTTGCTGGAGAAATCACAACATCTGCTTATGTGGATATTCAAAAAGTTGTACGTGAAACAGTTCGTGAAATTGGCTACACTCGTGCAAAATATGGTTTTGACTCAGAGACTTCTGCAGTATTGACCGCAATCGATGAGCAATCTGCCGACATCGCAATGGGCGTTGACAGAGCACTAGAAGCACGTGAAGGTTCGATGACAGATTCAGACATCGAAGCAATCGGTGCAGGTGACCAAGGTTTAATGTTCGGTTTTGCTTGTAATGAAACACCGGAATTAATGCCTCTTCCAATTAGTATGGCTCATAAGTTAGCTCGTCGTTTAGCATTAGTTCGTAAAGAAGAAATTCTTCCATACTTACGTCCAGATGGCAAAACACAAGTAACTGTAGAATATGATGAAAACAATAAACCGTTGCGCATTGACACAATCGTTATTTCTACTCAACATCACCCAGAAGTAACTCTTGAGCAAATTCAACGCAACTTGAAAGAACATGTCATCAATCCTGTCGTTCCGGCAGAATTAATTGACGAAAATACAAAATACTTCATTAATCCAACTGGTCGCTTCGTAATTGGTGGACCACAAGGGGATGCTGGTTTAACTGGTCGCAAAATTATCGTTGATACTTACGGTGGATACGCTCGTCACGGTGGCGGCGCATTCTCTGGTAAAGATGCGACAAAAGTTGACCGTTCAGCAGCATATGCAGCACGTTATGTAGCGAAAAACATCGTAGCAGCAGGACTTGCTGACCGTTGCGAAGTTCAACTTGCATATGCAATCGGTGTTGCACAACCAGTATCAATTGCAATCGATACTTTTGGTACAGGCACTGTAGAAGAATCGAAACTTGTTGAAATTGTTCGCGATTCATTCGACCTTCGCCCAGCTGGAATCATCAAAATGTTAGATCTACGTCGTCCGATTTACAAGCAGACAGCTGCTTATGGACACTTCGGTCGCACAGACTTGGATGTACCATGGGAGAAAACAGACAGAGCGGCTACTTTGAAAGAAAAAGCAGGCGTTTAA
- a CDS encoding gamma carbonic anhydrase family protein — MIYPFKDKTPMIDPSVYIADYVTISGDVTIGPESTIWFNTIIRGDVNATRIGRKVNIQDLCCLHQSPAAPLILEDEVTIGHQVTLHSCTVRKGALIGMGSIVLDGAEIGEGAFIGAGSLVPPGKVIPPGMLALGRPAKVVRELNAEDKLDMERIVREYAEKGQIYKEMQQQK; from the coding sequence ATGATTTACCCTTTTAAAGATAAAACACCCATGATTGACCCATCTGTTTATATTGCTGATTATGTCACAATAAGTGGTGACGTGACAATCGGTCCAGAGTCCACTATTTGGTTTAATACCATTATTCGTGGTGATGTCAATGCGACTCGAATCGGCCGCAAAGTTAATATTCAAGATTTGTGTTGCCTTCATCAAAGCCCTGCCGCTCCATTAATTTTGGAAGATGAAGTCACCATCGGTCACCAAGTAACTCTACATAGCTGTACCGTACGAAAAGGCGCCTTAATTGGCATGGGTTCCATTGTCCTGGATGGCGCAGAGATTGGTGAAGGTGCATTTATCGGGGCAGGTAGCTTGGTTCCACCCGGTAAAGTAATTCCCCCAGGTATGCTTGCATTGGGACGTCCGGCAAAAGTGGTTCGGGAGTTGAATGCTGAAGACAAACTAGATATGGAACGTATTGTGAGAGAATATGCTGAAAAAGGACAGATTTATAAGGAAATGCAACAACAAAAGTAA
- a CDS encoding alpha/beta hydrolase: MWKWEADGQAKAVIAIVHSAYEHHRRYAWLIEEFRSSGFHVVMGDLPGHGESALNKQAHDEDFQSYGTFINHLIDASLTYNLPVFIMGHGLGATLVMQMLQEKSIECAGIILTSPWMHLHIHASKLSSALANMGKLAENVKSTHEITIKKLTRNYDVYTQDKDDDLYNTTITLKWYRELQHLMKATTAKQESIQNVPILMMTAEWDKIADPTFAKNWLQKQQLSEIQYKEWKNCFHDLFQEPEREDVFYYTKTFVNNVLRSLGYVV; encoded by the coding sequence ATGTGGAAATGGGAAGCTGATGGCCAGGCAAAAGCAGTCATCGCCATCGTACACAGCGCGTATGAACATCACCGTCGGTACGCCTGGTTAATAGAAGAATTTAGAAGTTCAGGATTTCATGTTGTAATGGGGGATCTACCTGGGCACGGAGAATCGGCTCTCAATAAACAAGCACATGACGAAGATTTTCAATCCTATGGCACTTTTATCAATCACTTGATTGACGCTTCGCTTACATATAACTTACCTGTTTTTATTATGGGTCACGGGCTAGGTGCAACTTTAGTCATGCAGATGCTTCAGGAAAAATCAATTGAATGTGCTGGAATAATTCTGACATCTCCTTGGATGCATTTACATATTCATGCATCGAAACTTTCCAGTGCTTTAGCCAACATGGGGAAGCTTGCTGAAAACGTCAAGAGTACTCATGAAATAACCATTAAAAAACTGACAAGAAATTATGATGTTTATACGCAAGATAAAGACGATGATCTATATAACACGACCATTACTTTGAAGTGGTACAGGGAGTTGCAGCATTTGATGAAAGCAACAACTGCCAAACAAGAAAGCATTCAAAATGTTCCTATTTTGATGATGACTGCAGAGTGGGATAAAATTGCCGATCCGACATTCGCAAAGAATTGGCTGCAAAAACAACAACTTTCTGAAATACAATATAAAGAGTGGAAAAATTGTTTTCATGATCTGTTCCAAGAGCCAGAACGAGAAGATGTGTTTTATTACACGAAGACGTTCGTGAATAATGTGTTGCGTTCACTCGGATATGTGGTTTAA
- a CDS encoding alanine/glycine:cation symporter family protein codes for MEEFIGQINNFLWGPWMIYGCLAIGLLFSILTRFLQVRLIKDMVVQMFKGEKSDAGVSSFQALSIALSGRVGTGNIAGVATAIAFGGPGAVFWMWAIAFIGASSAFVESTLAQIYKVKDQGQYRGGPAYYIEKGIGSKWYAVIFALATLLAMSILMPGIQSNSIAIGMENAFDMPRWVTGAIIVVILGGIILGGVKRIANVAQFVVPFMALAYILMAIIIIGMNITEVPSVLRLIFSSAFSFDSTFGGIIGAAIAWGVKRGVYSNEAGQGTGPHAAAAAEVSHPVKQGLVQAFSVYIDTLLVCSATAFMILFTGMYNVQLDDGEGEFVVENLPGVDAGAGYTQAAIDYAMPGAGIGAGFVAIALFFFAFTTIMAYYYMAETNVAYLLKGNAEKIGIFVLKIVILITAFYGTINEAKLAWALGDVGLGLMCWLNLIAILIIAKPALLALKDYEAQKKEGKDPVFDPRNLGIKNADFWVEYNDNLKNENLKK; via the coding sequence ATGGAAGAGTTTATTGGGCAAATAAATAACTTTTTATGGGGACCTTGGATGATTTATGGCTGTTTGGCTATCGGTCTATTATTTTCAATCCTTACTCGTTTCTTGCAAGTTCGACTGATCAAGGATATGGTTGTTCAAATGTTCAAAGGTGAAAAATCGGATGCCGGGGTATCTTCATTCCAAGCATTATCGATTGCATTATCAGGTCGTGTTGGAACCGGAAATATTGCAGGGGTTGCTACGGCGATTGCATTTGGTGGTCCAGGGGCTGTATTCTGGATGTGGGCAATTGCGTTTATCGGGGCGTCTTCAGCGTTTGTCGAATCAACTTTGGCCCAAATTTATAAAGTGAAAGACCAAGGACAATACCGTGGTGGTCCTGCTTATTACATAGAAAAAGGAATCGGCTCGAAGTGGTATGCAGTTATTTTTGCACTCGCAACATTACTGGCTATGTCCATTTTGATGCCAGGCATTCAATCGAACTCCATTGCCATAGGGATGGAAAATGCATTTGACATGCCTCGATGGGTTACTGGAGCTATAATTGTTGTCATTCTAGGCGGCATTATTCTCGGCGGAGTAAAACGTATTGCAAACGTAGCTCAATTTGTCGTACCTTTCATGGCGCTAGCATACATTCTAATGGCAATTATCATTATTGGAATGAACATTACTGAAGTGCCAAGTGTTCTTAGATTGATCTTTTCAAGTGCTTTCAGCTTTGACTCGACTTTCGGTGGGATAATTGGTGCTGCAATTGCATGGGGCGTCAAACGTGGAGTCTATTCAAATGAAGCTGGTCAAGGTACTGGACCTCACGCAGCAGCTGCGGCAGAAGTTTCTCATCCGGTGAAACAAGGTCTAGTTCAGGCATTCTCAGTGTACATTGATACATTGTTGGTGTGTTCAGCAACTGCTTTCATGATTTTATTCACAGGGATGTACAATGTTCAATTGGATGACGGCGAAGGCGAATTTGTTGTTGAAAACCTTCCAGGAGTCGATGCTGGAGCTGGCTACACGCAAGCAGCAATTGATTATGCAATGCCGGGAGCAGGTATTGGAGCTGGATTTGTTGCAATTGCGTTGTTCTTCTTTGCATTCACGACAATTATGGCTTACTACTATATGGCAGAAACCAATGTTGCTTATCTACTGAAAGGCAATGCTGAAAAAATAGGTATTTTTGTTTTGAAAATTGTCATTTTAATAACAGCGTTCTATGGAACGATAAATGAAGCTAAATTAGCATGGGCACTAGGCGATGTAGGGTTAGGTTTAATGTGTTGGTTGAATTTAATTGCAATTCTCATCATAGCTAAGCCCGCTCTTCTTGCTCTTAAAGATTATGAAGCTCAGAAAAAAGAAGGCAAAGATCCAGTATTTGATCCGAGAAACTTAGGCATTAAAAATGCTGATTTCTGGGTTGAATATAATGACAACTTAAAAAATGAGAACCTGAAGAAATAA
- a CDS encoding amidohydrolase: MTKICFHHATFYTMKDSQHTIDAVLVENGKIINTGLYEDMKKYADQCIDLEGAFVYPGFVDSHIHMIGHGDKLRHIDLSKYMSPNEMTADLKNLLINHPEGEWFLAEGWNENNFDNKKILTRYELDELSTSPIVLKRICRHAMIVNSVALKLAGITKDTPDPEDGVIVRDDEGEPTGYLLDGAMAFVEKHIPEVSVTQLIISLETALTDLLSRGFTGVHTEDMSYYGDYNRPLQAFKTVIGNDRKFRVNLLRHHTVFEEMMHEATYDQPWIEPGAMKIFIDGSLGGRTALLSEPYADDMSTSGVSIHTQEELNALVARARSYGEAVAVHAIGDMGMEMIVSAIEKHPVREGKRDRLIHANVLREDLVDRMEKLDIVLDIQPSFVTSDFPWVKERLGETRLDWAYAWKKLLDRGITCSGGSDSPIEEVDPRLGLYAAIARKSPGDTHDGYQPQEKLSRYDAIALYTIGSAMAIGKEHERGYIKKNFDADFTVFDRDLFDGSDEQVLEAKVVKTIIAGEIVFEK; this comes from the coding sequence ATGACAAAAATCTGTTTTCATCATGCAACATTTTATACGATGAAAGATTCACAACATACTATTGATGCAGTTTTGGTCGAGAACGGCAAAATTATCAATACCGGTTTATATGAAGATATGAAAAAGTATGCAGATCAATGTATCGATCTTGAGGGGGCATTTGTCTATCCTGGATTTGTGGACAGCCATATACATATGATTGGTCATGGTGATAAATTGCGTCATATTGATTTATCTAAATATATGTCTCCAAATGAAATGACGGCAGATTTGAAAAATCTTCTGATCAATCATCCAGAGGGAGAATGGTTCCTTGCTGAAGGATGGAATGAAAATAATTTTGACAACAAAAAAATACTTACCCGCTACGAACTGGATGAGCTTTCTACTTCACCGATTGTATTAAAGCGAATTTGTAGACATGCTATGATTGTGAATTCAGTTGCACTTAAGCTGGCGGGAATTACAAAAGATACTCCCGACCCGGAAGATGGTGTCATAGTCAGAGACGATGAAGGCGAGCCAACTGGATATTTATTGGACGGGGCTATGGCTTTTGTAGAAAAACATATACCTGAAGTGTCTGTTACACAATTGATTATTTCTTTAGAAACGGCTTTGACCGATTTGTTATCGCGAGGTTTTACAGGCGTTCATACAGAGGATATGAGTTATTACGGTGATTACAACCGACCGTTGCAAGCGTTTAAAACAGTCATCGGAAATGACCGCAAATTCCGTGTGAATTTACTTCGCCATCATACAGTCTTTGAAGAGATGATGCATGAAGCAACATATGATCAACCGTGGATTGAACCAGGCGCAATGAAGATATTTATTGATGGTTCCCTTGGAGGGCGAACTGCCTTGCTGAGTGAGCCATATGCCGACGACATGTCAACTTCAGGTGTTTCAATTCATACTCAAGAAGAATTGAATGCCCTCGTGGCAAGAGCTCGTTCTTATGGTGAAGCAGTAGCTGTGCATGCAATTGGTGATATGGGGATGGAAATGATTGTATCCGCTATAGAAAAACATCCTGTCCGAGAAGGGAAACGAGATCGTTTAATTCATGCGAATGTATTACGCGAGGATTTAGTAGACCGTATGGAGAAACTCGATATTGTACTCGATATACAACCAAGTTTTGTTACATCGGACTTTCCGTGGGTTAAAGAGAGGTTGGGAGAAACTCGACTTGACTGGGCGTATGCTTGGAAAAAGCTATTGGACCGCGGAATTACATGTAGCGGAGGTTCAGATTCTCCAATAGAAGAAGTGGATCCACGACTCGGTTTATATGCAGCCATTGCAAGGAAGAGCCCTGGAGACACACATGACGGGTATCAACCACAGGAAAAACTCAGTCGATACGACGCGATTGCCCTATATACGATTGGCAGTGCAATGGCTATTGGCAAGGAACATGAAAGAGGCTACATTAAGAAGAACTTTGACGCGGATTTTACCGTCTTTGATCGAGATTTATTTGACGGATCAGATGAACAAGTTCTGGAAGCAAAAGTCGTGAAAACAATCATCGCCGGAGAGATTGTGTTTGAAAAATAA
- a CDS encoding isoprenylcysteine carboxylmethyltransferase family protein, with protein sequence MAIETIIFSSIVGFVIVQRIVELFVARNNERWIRGQGGYEVGARHYPYMVGIHVGFFLSLIVEFLMFERELPSLWPVLFIIFVGLQIMRVWVIASLGRFWNTKILVLPGAHVVKKGPFRFLRHPNYVVVSLEILVIPLMFGAYFTALIFALLNLIILCVRIPMEEAALREVTNYKEVF encoded by the coding sequence ATGGCAATAGAAACAATTATTTTCTCCAGTATAGTGGGATTTGTTATTGTGCAAAGAATAGTTGAGCTCTTTGTCGCACGCAATAATGAGCGATGGATTCGTGGTCAAGGAGGATACGAAGTCGGTGCGAGGCACTATCCTTACATGGTAGGCATACATGTTGGCTTTTTCCTTAGTCTAATTGTTGAATTTTTGATGTTCGAGCGCGAACTCCCCTCTCTTTGGCCTGTGCTATTTATAATTTTTGTAGGTCTGCAAATCATGCGAGTATGGGTAATCGCGTCACTTGGAAGGTTCTGGAACACAAAAATCCTTGTCTTACCTGGTGCGCATGTCGTTAAAAAAGGACCCTTCCGCTTCTTAAGACACCCAAATTATGTCGTCGTTTCATTGGAAATTTTAGTGATTCCCTTAATGTTTGGGGCTTACTTTACAGCACTGATATTTGCTTTATTAAATTTAATTATTTTGTGTGTGCGCATCCCGATGGAAGAAGCAGCTTTACGGGAAGTTACGAATTACAAAGAAGTCTTCTAA
- a CDS encoding 3-oxoacyl-[acyl-carrier-protein] synthase III C-terminal domain-containing protein, with protein MPKIQSISSFLPPYSYSQEEASTLLKNLFTDHYEDLERMLKVFENGEIESRQFCVPMEWFEHPHDLEERNRLYIELATSYGALAINACLQNREFLEESVHPSEIDGILFISSTGFSTPSIEARILNQLPFSDYVKRIPIWGLGCAGGASGLSRAFDYCLAYPKAKVLVLCVELCSLTFQPNDYSKSNLIGASLFADGVACALICGDDAAIQSKKPCPTFVATSSKTMANSENVMGWDMKNDGLHVVFSKSIPSIIEKWLEPFVTEFLAEHHLTSKQLDHFIAHPGGKKVLTAYEKSLGFDSSKTDISREILRKHGNMSSPTVLYVLEAFMKMDCSPGEKGLLAALGPGFSGELVLLEWQ; from the coding sequence ATGCCAAAAATCCAATCCATCAGTTCATTCCTTCCTCCATATTCCTATTCCCAAGAAGAAGCCTCGACATTATTGAAAAATTTATTTACCGATCACTATGAAGATTTGGAACGGATGCTCAAAGTGTTTGAAAATGGCGAAATTGAATCCCGTCAATTTTGCGTGCCAATGGAGTGGTTTGAACATCCTCATGATTTGGAAGAACGAAATCGACTATACATTGAACTTGCCACTTCCTACGGTGCTTTAGCTATTAATGCCTGTCTGCAAAACCGTGAGTTTTTGGAAGAGTCCGTTCATCCTTCCGAGATTGACGGTATTTTATTTATTTCTAGTACCGGTTTTTCGACACCGAGTATCGAGGCGCGAATTTTAAATCAACTTCCATTCTCTGACTATGTCAAACGCATCCCGATTTGGGGACTGGGGTGTGCAGGCGGTGCATCAGGATTAAGTCGCGCATTTGACTATTGTCTTGCTTATCCGAAAGCGAAAGTACTCGTGCTATGTGTGGAATTATGCAGCTTAACATTTCAGCCAAATGACTACTCAAAGAGCAATTTAATTGGGGCATCTTTATTTGCAGATGGAGTAGCTTGTGCATTGATTTGCGGAGACGACGCAGCCATTCAATCCAAGAAACCTTGTCCCACATTTGTCGCCACATCTTCAAAAACAATGGCCAATTCCGAAAATGTGATGGGATGGGATATGAAAAACGATGGATTGCATGTCGTCTTTTCCAAAAGCATTCCTTCCATTATTGAAAAGTGGCTCGAGCCATTCGTTACAGAATTTTTGGCAGAACACCACTTGACTTCTAAACAGCTTGACCATTTTATTGCCCATCCTGGTGGCAAGAAAGTGCTGACTGCATACGAAAAATCGCTTGGGTTTGACTCATCCAAAACTGATATTTCAAGGGAAATTTTAAGAAAACACGGGAATATGTCTTCGCCCACCGTTCTTTATGTATTGGAAGCTTTCATGAAGATGGATTGTTCTCCAGGAGAAAAAGGTTTGTTGGCGGCACTTGGACCTGGATTCAGTGGAGAATTGGTGTTGCTGGAATGGCAATAG
- a CDS encoding class I SAM-dependent methyltransferase has protein sequence MKLERVLPYVKTLIKSSVSPGDTVVDATAGNGHDTLFLAQLVGLTGKVYAFDVQEEAIEATRLRLGEWQECATVIQDGHEKITQYVTNEISAAVFNLGYLPGADHSIITKPNTTIQSITGCLDLLKVGGIIVLVVYHGHEGGDVERDALLEYLQTLPQSFVHVLKYEFINQQNHPPFVVAIEKMKHLT, from the coding sequence ATGAAACTCGAAAGGGTTCTCCCCTATGTGAAAACATTAATAAAAAGCTCGGTTTCTCCTGGAGATACTGTTGTAGACGCAACCGCTGGGAATGGCCATGATACCCTCTTTCTCGCACAGCTGGTTGGACTGACTGGAAAAGTGTATGCTTTCGATGTTCAGGAAGAGGCAATTGAAGCAACACGATTACGATTAGGTGAATGGCAGGAATGTGCTACGGTCATACAAGATGGTCACGAGAAAATTACCCAATATGTAACGAATGAAATATCTGCCGCCGTTTTCAACCTCGGCTATTTGCCAGGTGCAGACCATTCCATCATCACAAAACCGAATACAACCATTCAATCAATCACTGGTTGTCTGGATTTATTAAAAGTCGGTGGAATCATTGTGTTGGTCGTATACCATGGACATGAGGGGGGCGATGTGGAGCGTGACGCTTTGCTTGAGTATTTACAAACATTACCTCAATCATTTGTCCATGTACTGAAATATGAATTTATCAATCAACAAAATCATCCGCCGTTTGTTGTGGCGATTGAGAAAATGAAGCATCTTACATGA